A single window of Paenibacillus sp. FSL H8-0537 DNA harbors:
- a CDS encoding S-layer homology domain-containing protein, translating into MYKYKLNIAAGLLVAGMLVSSGGVQAKEQAISDSSQSGLRQTYASASVTPVFTDIKGHWAEATIKQAVADGYLKGYANGTFKPNGLITRAELASVLVRITNNKNDGNKVSFTDVPSSYWAASAINSAVGAGFIKAGDATGGKFNPNQAMTRYDMAKWFTQGLVRSEESFATALKEVEGTLLPFTETYKVGISKTQVPYIAIARGTGLMKGKPDDSFGLNDTTTRAEVAVMIYRYLKIEGSKAESYKGLNELREVGVYGTNAISLGKATGGISLSKKPATIYDVMGKDLALKYNRGTMVMNRFIVVDNLQPLGSEDRSIFADMFTRVQGTSFSIYTEVTVTAKVEFADPTSYSNSFDWIGGSRIHSKEDLFDLYGYTTVPNRFGPLQKHQTFADFLPIGEPVRFWQKSSYPDGAIDIKAADGTWGIIRLNR; encoded by the coding sequence TGTATAAATACAAATTAAACATAGCAGCAGGGCTGCTAGTAGCAGGAATGCTTGTCTCAAGTGGAGGCGTCCAAGCTAAAGAACAAGCAATTAGCGATTCAAGTCAGTCAGGTTTAAGACAAACGTATGCAAGTGCGTCTGTCACTCCTGTTTTTACAGATATAAAGGGGCATTGGGCAGAAGCGACGATTAAGCAGGCGGTAGCAGATGGCTACTTAAAAGGGTATGCAAATGGAACGTTTAAGCCTAATGGACTGATTACACGAGCAGAATTAGCTAGCGTATTGGTGCGTATAACGAACAATAAAAATGACGGCAACAAGGTTAGCTTTACGGATGTGCCAAGCAGCTACTGGGCAGCCAGTGCGATTAATAGTGCAGTTGGAGCGGGCTTTATTAAAGCCGGTGATGCAACGGGCGGGAAATTTAATCCCAATCAAGCGATGACTAGATATGATATGGCGAAGTGGTTCACGCAAGGTCTAGTTCGCAGTGAGGAAAGCTTTGCAACAGCACTAAAGGAAGTGGAAGGTACGCTTTTGCCATTTACGGAAACGTATAAAGTTGGGATTAGCAAGACTCAAGTACCTTACATAGCGATAGCACGCGGAACGGGTCTGATGAAAGGAAAACCGGATGATAGCTTCGGGCTAAATGATACGACCACACGTGCGGAAGTGGCTGTAATGATCTATCGATATTTGAAAATAGAGGGAAGCAAGGCTGAGAGTTATAAAGGTTTAAATGAGCTAAGAGAAGTGGGTGTGTACGGGACGAATGCGATCAGCTTGGGTAAAGCCACAGGCGGGATATCGCTAAGTAAGAAGCCTGCTACCATCTATGATGTCATGGGGAAAGATTTGGCGTTGAAATATAACAGAGGCACGATGGTTATGAATCGTTTTATTGTTGTGGATAACTTGCAGCCGTTAGGCAGTGAGGATCGGAGTATTTTTGCAGATATGTTTACGCGTGTACAAGGGACCTCATTTAGTATTTATACGGAAGTTACAGTCACGGCAAAAGTAGAGTTTGCTGATCCTACCTCCTATTCGAACTCATTTGACTGGATAGGAGGATCCCGAATTCATAGTAAGGAAGATTTGTTTGATTTATATGGTTATACAACAGTGCCAAATCGATTCGGGCCTTTACAGAAACATCAAACGTTTGCAGATTTTTTACCAATAGGTGAACCAGTGAGATTTTGGCAGAAATCGAGTTATCCAGACGGAGCTATTGATATTAAGGCGGCAGACGGCACATGGGGCATTATACGTCTTAATCGGTAA